The Sporosarcina sp. Te-1 DNA window TTGGCTTCATATAGGGATTGATCAGCGAGTTCGAGCAATTCGGCGGGATGCAGCGCATGTTCCGGGAAAGCTGCCACACCAGATGAAATAGTAACAATTTCACCGCACGGACTGACGGTCGACTCCATTCTTTTCCGAAGCCGCTCGGCCGCTTGATAAGCGCCTGCAGCATCTGTTTCAGGCAGCAGAAGAACGAATTCCTCTCCGCCAAACCGGCAGCAACGATCTTGCTCACGGGAGACGGCTTTCATTTCGAAAGCCAGAAATTTCAGCACCTCATCACCCGTTGCATGACCATACGTATCGTTGACCCGTTTGAACTTATCCATATCCAAAATGATCATCGCATACGGTGTTCCCTGTTCCGTCCATTTTTTCATATATTCGTCCATCGTCCGACGGTTCCAAACTTTCGTCAGCGGATCAGTCGTGGATTGATGGATGAAGAAATTCACCCGATCTTGAAAGAAATTCAAACTGTAATTCAACGCTTTCTTCAATTGACTCGCTTCGTAATACCACGTTCTTACTTGATTAATCTTCTCTTCCTGGCTGTTTTCCGTACTCGTTTCCGTGTAGTACGCAAGCTTCTGAAGCGGAAGGGCGATCTGTTTGGAAACCATGAACAATATTATGAGCACGACAAGTAGGAAAGGGAGCGTCTTTCTAATCATTTCATTTGTCATCGAGACGGATGGCGCGATAGCAGACTTTTTCTCCTTCTGGGACACCACACCCCATTTTGCCGTAGGAATGGTCGCATAGCCCGCGAGCATCACTTTATCCTGAGAGTTCGTCACTTCCATCGCTCCATCGAACCCGGCCATCAATTCTTTAATTACTTTGTTGTCATCAATGACCTCGTTGACTCTCTTCGGATCCGGATGATAAATGATCCGCCCTGACTGATCGACCACGTAGACGTATGATCCATCTTTATAGAAATGTTCCCCAAGAACGGTCTGTAATATATTTTCTTCCTTAAGATAAATCGTGCCCCCCACTAATCCAAGATACAGGCCCTTCTCATCGAAGATCGGCTGGGAGATGAATATAATGAGTCTGCCGGTCAATGATGTATACGGTTGGGAAATGAAGGCATCCCTTTTTTCCAATGCCTCTTTACCACCAACCGAAACTAGCTTCTGCCCTTTTAATCCCAATGTTTGAGGGGAAGTTGCCAAAATCTCGGCATCTTTATTCACAATTAGCACAGAGTTAAACGTATCCGTCTGCTTTTTTAAACGGTCCGCTTCCGCGGCAAGCGCATTTTCGCTACCTGTTTCCTGAATAAGGGGCGACAGGCTCTCTGCACTTGTCTCCAGAATTTGCAGCGTCATCGTTAAGTATGTTTCGGTCGAATTGGCCAGTTTATCCGCGTACGCTTGATTCGTTGCCAGTGTACTGTTGACGAGCGTCTGTTTACTCACCCGATATCCCGAATAGATACTGCTTACCAGCGTAAGGATCACCGACATCAATGCAACCGACAAGATCAAATATTTCAAAGATAGCCTCATGGCCAGCTGTTATCTCCTTCTATATCAAAAATCGCATAATGAAACTACTATACCATTGATTTTCCTATTTTACAGTACTTTTTTGCCAGAATAAAAGAATCCTCTTCTGATCATTTCCAGAAGAGGACTATTTATTTATGCTACTTGCACTTCTACTTTCATTTCCAATTCGCACATTTTAAAGTAGTTGGCAAACCTTCTTGCTAAGGTGTTTTCCAATTCCTCGCCGGTTTCATCCGAAAAAGATTTTTGGGTAAACGCTTGAACGCCGCAGAAACAATCTTCCACTGGATTCAGTGCGATTCCTTCTGGAGCTTCCCCCTTGCTGACAACAATTAGCGATATGGTCATAGCCGTCATATGAACGACTGTCACATCCAGTATCTTTTGTGTCTGTTCATCCAATCCCACTTGATCATACACTTTCACGGTAACACTTTGCTTCATTTATTCGTCCCCTTTTACTTGAAATCAATTCCAATTATTACGTACATCACCAGTAAACGCAATCATTTTCGGTATTTTCATTTATTTAATAGATTGCAGTTTAGGAGTCAGCAACCTGGTGTCAGGGTATACACAACCTACTGACACATGTTGGAGGGATAATAAATGTTCAAAAATAAACTCAGACACTCAAAACGGCTGCAAGAGATTATAAATGTATTTTTGAAAAATGGACTGAGTCACTTTCTATTCAGACTTGGTTTAACGAAACAAGATTCGATGGATAGTGAACCGGTGGAGCATGTGAACCTACATGACATTGGCGTGAAATTAAGGCAGGCGTTGCAGGAGCTTGGCCCCACTTTCATTAAACTTGGCCAGATTGCAAGCACCCGGCGTGATCTCGTGCCCCCAGAAATTTCGATCGAACTCGCGAAACTGCAGGATCACGTTACACCATTCCCTTTTGAACAAGTGAAAGAGATTATTGAATATGAGCTAGGAGCACCGATCAGCCAAGTGTTTTCCTATTTCAATCCAGAACCATTGGCCACCGCCTCCATTGGACAAGTGCATGAAGCGCAGCTGCCCAGTGGAGAACAGGTCGCTGTCAAAGTGCAACGCCCGAATATCCGGCCTATTGTCGATACAGACCTTTCCATCTTGGCTGATGTGGCACGCTTTCTGGAAGATAACACAGATTGGGCGGAAACCTATCATCTTCGTGACATGATGGACGAATTTTCTTCAACCCTGACGGATGAGCTGGACTACCGGATTGAAGGACGCAATGGGGAACGGATTGCAAAACAATTTGCCGGCCAGCCTGACATCCATATACCCGCTGTCTATTGGGACTTCTCAACAGATAAAGTGCTGACTGCCGAGATGTTGCAAGGCATCAAATCCAATGACGTCCAGCGGCTGGATGCCGAGGGATATGACCGGCGCCTGATCGCCCAGCGGATTGTAGATTCGATGTTCTTTCAAGTACTGGAGATGGGCTTTTTCCACGGCGATCCTCACCCCGGAAATATATCCATTCAATCAGGAAACATCATTTCGTATATGGATTTTGGCATGGTCGGACGCCTGCCCGATGAGTTGAAATTCCATTTCGCTTCCCTCATTGTCAACATGCGAAACGGCGATACGGATGGAATGATTGATACATTTGATGAGATGGGCATCTTACCGGATGATCTGGATATGCGTATGTTTAAGCGGGACTTGGATACATTACAGACCAAATATTACGATGTTTCCTTAAATGAAATCCACATGGGTGCCATTTTCATGGAACTGTTTCAAGTCGCCTATCGTCATCACATCCTTATCCCTTCCGAAATATCAATACTGGGAAAAGCCATTTTGACTCTAGAGGGACTCATCTCTGAACTCGATCCGAAATTCAGCATTATGAAAGCCGTAGAACCGTTCGGGGAAAAACTCATGAAAGAGCGTTATAACCCACTAAATTTAGCACAGGAGTCCATTAAACAGTGGATGGAAAACTATCAAATTCTCACTCATTTGCCAAAGGATTTAAAAGATATTACGAGGACGATAAAAAAGGGCAAGCTGCAACTCGATATAAACGTAAAGCAAACCCATACTTTCTTGAATCGGCTCGACCAGATTAGCAATCGACTTTCCTTTAGCATCATCCTGTTGTCTTTCAGCATTCTCATGGTCGGCGTCATCATTGGTTCCGCCATTGCGGGGGAACGGAATTTATTATGGGATTTGCCAGTCATCGAAGCTGGTTCAATCATTGCGGGGCTTATGTTTCTCTTCTTGCTGTACCGTATTTTCCGTTCTGGGAAAATGTAAGGGCTTTCTATTTCAATAGGTTACTAGGTTTCGTTATGTTGATATAGGGAATGAAAGACCTAACTAATTAACTAGGGGGAACCTACATTGGAGACAACTGAA harbors:
- a CDS encoding AarF/ABC1/UbiB kinase family protein: MFKNKLRHSKRLQEIINVFLKNGLSHFLFRLGLTKQDSMDSEPVEHVNLHDIGVKLRQALQELGPTFIKLGQIASTRRDLVPPEISIELAKLQDHVTPFPFEQVKEIIEYELGAPISQVFSYFNPEPLATASIGQVHEAQLPSGEQVAVKVQRPNIRPIVDTDLSILADVARFLEDNTDWAETYHLRDMMDEFSSTLTDELDYRIEGRNGERIAKQFAGQPDIHIPAVYWDFSTDKVLTAEMLQGIKSNDVQRLDAEGYDRRLIAQRIVDSMFFQVLEMGFFHGDPHPGNISIQSGNIISYMDFGMVGRLPDELKFHFASLIVNMRNGDTDGMIDTFDEMGILPDDLDMRMFKRDLDTLQTKYYDVSLNEIHMGAIFMELFQVAYRHHILIPSEISILGKAILTLEGLISELDPKFSIMKAVEPFGEKLMKERYNPLNLAQESIKQWMENYQILTHLPKDLKDITRTIKKGKLQLDINVKQTHTFLNRLDQISNRLSFSIILLSFSILMVGVIIGSAIAGERNLLWDLPVIEAGSIIAGLMFLFLLYRIFRSGKM
- a CDS encoding sensor domain-containing diguanylate cyclase is translated as MKYLILSVALMSVILTLVSSIYSGYRVSKQTLVNSTLATNQAYADKLANSTETYLTMTLQILETSAESLSPLIQETGSENALAAEADRLKKQTDTFNSVLIVNKDAEILATSPQTLGLKGQKLVSVGGKEALEKRDAFISQPYTSLTGRLIIFISQPIFDEKGLYLGLVGGTIYLKEENILQTVLGEHFYKDGSYVYVVDQSGRIIYHPDPKRVNEVIDDNKVIKELMAGFDGAMEVTNSQDKVMLAGYATIPTAKWGVVSQKEKKSAIAPSVSMTNEMIRKTLPFLLVVLIILFMVSKQIALPLQKLAYYTETSTENSQEEKINQVRTWYYEASQLKKALNYSLNFFQDRVNFFIHQSTTDPLTKVWNRRTMDEYMKKWTEQGTPYAMIILDMDKFKRVNDTYGHATGDEVLKFLAFEMKAVSREQDRCCRFGGEEFVLLLPETDAAGAYQAAERLRKRMESTVSPCGEIVTISSGVAAFPEHALHPAELLELADQSLYEAKRTGRNRTIVQGKLSE